The proteins below come from a single Brachyspira hampsonii genomic window:
- a CDS encoding MFS transporter, with amino-acid sequence MDNTINYHRAKIWQIAFFAFNNTATNLYMFFMFFISYYATGMLGLGVVLVSTLLTAMRIWDAVTDPFVGYMLDKTNGKFGKNRPFIVAGNIVMIISCFIMYKFVYKAPENMRLLFFILVYAVYIIGYTLQCVVTKSAQTCLTNDPKQRPYFTIFDGSYNVVLFAGMQIVVSKVWIPKYGGFNAEFFNTFLTFTIIVSAVLSALAIIGLWTKDRTEYFGLGKPQLITFKDYWTVITKNRAIQMLVIAASTSKLFVTIQSNSIVLVMLYGIICGNYALSGEVSAIYSIPSIIIIILGMKFVASRMGQRKALLFGTIGCIIFAALLLLLFIFGEPTTMSFKNPNFFTIAFIVLWILMQGFAGISTNIVIPMTADCADYETYRSGKYVPGLMGTLFSCVDKIISSFATTIVGLLIAMIGFKTTQPTPDTPYSTGIFWVTMFCVFLAPMIGWVLNIIAMRFYPLTREKMEEIQGAIAEIKAKNQ; translated from the coding sequence ATGGATAATACAATTAATTATCATAGAGCCAAAATATGGCAGATAGCATTTTTTGCTTTTAATAACACGGCTACTAATTTATACATGTTTTTCATGTTTTTTATATCCTATTACGCTACAGGAATGTTAGGATTGGGAGTAGTTTTGGTATCTACACTTCTTACTGCTATGCGTATTTGGGACGCTGTAACAGATCCTTTTGTTGGTTATATGCTGGATAAAACTAATGGAAAATTTGGTAAAAACAGACCTTTTATAGTTGCCGGAAATATTGTGATGATTATATCTTGTTTTATAATGTACAAATTTGTATATAAAGCTCCGGAAAATATGAGATTATTATTCTTTATATTGGTTTATGCTGTATATATTATAGGATATACTTTGCAATGCGTTGTTACAAAATCTGCTCAAACTTGTCTTACTAATGATCCTAAACAAAGACCTTATTTTACAATATTTGATGGAAGTTATAATGTTGTATTATTTGCCGGTATGCAGATTGTAGTTTCTAAAGTATGGATACCAAAATACGGCGGTTTTAATGCTGAGTTTTTTAATACTTTCTTAACATTTACTATAATCGTATCTGCTGTATTATCTGCACTTGCAATAATAGGATTATGGACTAAAGACAGAACAGAATATTTCGGACTTGGAAAGCCTCAATTAATTACTTTTAAAGATTATTGGACTGTTATAACAAAAAACAGAGCAATACAAATGCTTGTAATTGCTGCTTCTACAAGTAAACTTTTTGTTACTATACAATCTAACTCTATAGTATTAGTTATGCTTTATGGTATAATATGCGGAAATTATGCTTTAAGCGGTGAGGTTTCTGCTATATATAGTATACCAAGCATCATCATCATAATATTAGGTATGAAATTTGTGGCTAGCCGTATGGGTCAGAGAAAAGCATTATTATTTGGTACTATAGGCTGTATAATATTTGCTGCTCTTCTATTATTACTATTTATATTCGGAGAGCCTACTACTATGAGCTTTAAAAATCCTAATTTCTTTACTATAGCATTCATAGTATTATGGATATTAATGCAGGGTTTTGCTGGAATATCTACTAATATAGTTATACCTATGACTGCTGACTGTGCCGACTATGAAACTTATAGATCTGGAAAATATGTTCCGGGTTTGATGGGTACATTATTCAGCTGTGTTGATAAAATAATATCATCTTTCGCTACTACTATAGTAGGACTTTTAATTGCTATGATAGGCTTTAAAACTACTCAGCCTACTCCTGATACTCCTTATTCAACAGGAATTTTCTGGGTAACTATGTTCTGTGTATTCCTTGCTCCTATGATTGGATGGGTATTAAATATTATAGCTATGAGATTCTATCCTCTTACTAGAGAGAAAATGGAGGAGATACAAGGAGCTATAGCTGAAATAAAAGCTAAAAATCAATAA
- the sec2 gene encoding thioredoxin-like selenoprotein Sec.2, producing the protein MSLRDILFGRGGCGUGPSINPFVEEETKKEPPIEARIKILGTGCSNCQKLEENVIAAVEEAKLDLAIKYVEDMAEIASYGVMSTPALLLDDKVLSYGKVLSKEDIIKILKENL; encoded by the coding sequence ATGTCATTAAGAGATATTCTATTTGGAAGAGGAGGATGCGGCTGAGGTCCTTCTATTAATCCCTTCGTTGAAGAGGAAACAAAAAAAGAACCGCCTATAGAAGCCAGAATAAAAATATTGGGCACAGGCTGCTCTAATTGTCAAAAATTAGAAGAAAATGTAATAGCTGCTGTAGAAGAAGCTAAACTTGATTTGGCAATTAAATATGTAGAAGATATGGCTGAAATAGCTTCGTATGGAGTAATGTCAACTCCTGCTCTATTATTAGATGATAAAGTTCTTTCTTATGGTAAGGTATTAAGCAAAGAAGATATCATTAAAATACTAAAAGAAAATTTATAA
- a CDS encoding thioredoxin family protein, translating to MFFKKKSECCCGGSCATSSDENARIKILGTGCNNCKKLEENTLKALKDMGLDLTVGHITDIDKIAAYGVISTPSLVLDDKVLSYGKVLNKDEIIELLRDKL from the coding sequence ATGTTCTTTAAGAAAAAATCAGAATGCTGCTGCGGAGGTTCATGTGCAACTTCATCTGATGAAAATGCTAGAATAAAAATATTAGGCACAGGATGTAATAACTGTAAAAAATTAGAAGAAAATACTTTAAAGGCTTTGAAAGATATGGGACTTGATTTAACAGTAGGTCATATTACTGATATAGATAAAATTGCCGCTTATGGAGTTATATCCACACCTAGTCTTGTATTAGATGATAAAGTATTGTCCTATGGAAAAGTGCTGAATAAAGATGAAATAATTGAATTATTAAGAGATAAATTGTAA
- the uidA gene encoding beta-glucuronidase has product MINSMLYPRESRTRRVVDISGMWEFKIDSNNEGRKNGYANGLKDTTFIPVPSSFNDLFTDKNIREHAGDIWYETSFYLPLEWKDKNVNVRFGCATHEAAVYINGKEVCTHVGGFMPFNAPVNEAGVFGEKNKLVVVVNNELSNTTLPCGHTETKPSGKKYIKPSFDFFNYAGLNRPVKITVTNKEYIYDIDILSEVNGSDGIVNYEVHTTGENKVFIKIYDEEGKEAASAEGKNGKIVIKNAKLWNPKAAYLYKFEACIKNGEELIDEYYLDFGIRTIKVEGTKFLINGKPFYFTGFGKHEDSETAGRGYNPPVIKRDFELIKWIGANSFRTSHYPYSEEIMQAADREGIVIIDEIAAVGMFDVGSVLNPGASKTDYFSLEEVHTKTKEIHKKAVEELITRDKNHPSVVMWSLFNEPDTSKDEALPYFEDIFNFAKSIDKQNLPKTFAAIQASAPGKCKCMHLCDVITLNRYYGWYFLGGYEIDMSEEKFREEMNLYKEMNKPVMFTEYGADTYAGVHKLPSVMWSEEYQCEYYEMNFKVFDSYDFIIGEQLWNFADFQTTEGIFRIDGNKKGIFTRTRQPKAVAHYIRSRWTKLPLDYKK; this is encoded by the coding sequence ATGATTAATTCTATGTTATACCCTAGAGAAAGCAGAACAAGAAGAGTTGTTGATATATCTGGAATGTGGGAATTTAAGATAGATTCAAACAATGAAGGAAGAAAAAACGGTTATGCCAACGGATTAAAAGACACTACATTTATACCTGTACCATCTAGCTTTAATGATCTTTTTACAGATAAAAATATAAGAGAACATGCCGGAGATATATGGTATGAAACATCATTCTATCTTCCTTTAGAATGGAAAGATAAAAATGTTAATGTAAGATTCGGCTGTGCTACACATGAAGCTGCTGTATACATTAATGGAAAAGAAGTATGTACGCATGTAGGCGGATTTATGCCTTTCAATGCTCCTGTTAATGAAGCCGGAGTATTCGGAGAAAAAAATAAATTAGTTGTAGTTGTTAATAATGAACTTAGCAATACTACACTACCTTGCGGACATACAGAAACTAAACCCTCAGGCAAAAAATATATTAAACCTTCTTTTGACTTTTTCAATTATGCTGGTTTGAACAGACCTGTAAAAATTACTGTTACAAACAAAGAATATATTTATGATATAGATATATTATCTGAAGTAAACGGCAGTGACGGAATTGTAAATTATGAAGTACATACTACAGGTGAAAATAAAGTATTCATAAAAATATACGATGAAGAAGGAAAAGAAGCAGCAAGTGCTGAAGGAAAAAATGGAAAAATAGTTATTAAAAATGCTAAATTGTGGAATCCGAAAGCTGCTTACTTATACAAATTTGAAGCATGCATCAAAAACGGAGAAGAGTTAATAGATGAATACTATCTTGACTTTGGAATAAGAACAATCAAAGTTGAAGGTACAAAATTCTTAATAAACGGAAAACCTTTCTACTTTACAGGATTCGGAAAACATGAAGATAGTGAAACAGCTGGAAGAGGTTATAATCCGCCTGTAATAAAAAGAGACTTTGAACTTATTAAATGGATAGGTGCTAATTCATTTAGAACATCTCATTATCCATACAGTGAAGAGATAATGCAGGCTGCTGACAGAGAAGGTATAGTTATTATAGATGAAATAGCTGCCGTTGGTATGTTTGATGTGGGATCCGTATTAAATCCGGGTGCTTCAAAAACGGATTATTTCTCTTTAGAAGAAGTACATACAAAAACTAAAGAAATTCATAAAAAAGCTGTAGAAGAGCTTATTACAAGAGATAAGAATCACCCTTCTGTTGTTATGTGGAGCTTATTTAATGAACCTGATACTTCTAAAGATGAAGCTTTGCCATACTTTGAAGATATATTCAACTTTGCAAAAAGTATAGACAAACAAAACTTACCAAAAACTTTTGCTGCTATTCAGGCATCAGCACCTGGTAAATGCAAATGTATGCATCTATGCGATGTAATTACATTAAACAGATACTACGGCTGGTATTTCTTGGGAGGTTATGAAATAGATATGTCAGAAGAAAAATTCAGAGAAGAGATGAACCTCTATAAAGAAATGAACAAACCTGTTATGTTTACAGAATACGGAGCTGATACTTATGCAGGTGTTCATAAACTTCCTTCTGTTATGTGGAGCGAAGAATATCAATGCGAATACTATGAAATGAACTTCAAAGTTTTTGATAGTTACGACTTTATAATAGGCGAACAGTTATGGAACTTTGCTGATTTCCAAACTACTGAAGGAATATTCAGAATAGACGGAAACAAAAAAGGAATATTCACTAGAACCCGTCAGCCTAAAGCAGTTGCTCATTATATAAGAAGCAGATGGACTAAATTACCGCTAGATTATAAAAAATAA
- the sec1 gene encoding thioredoxin-like selenoprotein Sec.1: protein MVINRMQFGUGCLPDPLEEEGIEREIEKILLLGNNDKNSLDMLDNLRKAILELDLDLSIKYTNSKGSMSYYGVMTLPALIVNDELISYGEVLDKNRIVSILKEKL, encoded by the coding sequence ATGGTTATAAATAGAATGCAATTCGGCTGAGGCTGTTTGCCAGACCCTCTAGAGGAGGAGGGTATAGAAAGAGAAATAGAAAAGATACTTCTTTTAGGAAATAATGATAAAAACTCTCTCGATATGCTTGATAATTTAAGAAAAGCTATATTGGAGCTAGATTTAGATTTATCAATAAAATATACAAACAGTAAAGGAAGTATGTCTTATTACGGAGTTATGACTTTACCTGCACTTATAGTAAATGATGAGCTAATATCTTACGGAGAAGTATTAGATAAAAATAGAATAGTTAGTATTCTAAAAGAAAAATTATAA
- a CDS encoding sugar kinase → MSYIIGFGEIMLRLSSIDNERLFQSSKLNATFGGVEANICVLASILGLKSRYVTALPNNAIGKKVEELLLSHRVDTSAISWEGKRLGIYFVDPGNNYRSSNVIYDREYSSISQALIEDFDWDKVFKDASYFHVSGVTPAISQTAADLTLYAVKEAKKRNVKVSCDINHRKKLWKYGKKIEEVMPEIVKYSDIVFANEYDAVKILGVKSNVDVDSDISDDDYKSIMNELIDKYSLDMVITTKREAISSNHNNIYSMLYVDKKLYKSKKYYIKNIIDRIGTGDSFAAGILSGIQLFDNYQDILEFAAASFCIKHSIPGDWNLTTKDEVINLMKSKDGLDVKR, encoded by the coding sequence ATGTCATATATAATAGGATTTGGAGAGATAATGCTAAGGCTCTCATCAATAGATAATGAAAGATTATTTCAATCCTCAAAACTTAATGCAACATTCGGAGGCGTTGAAGCTAATATTTGTGTTTTAGCTTCTATATTAGGATTAAAAAGCAGATATGTAACCGCCCTTCCTAACAATGCTATTGGTAAAAAGGTAGAAGAATTGCTTTTAAGTCATAGAGTTGATACATCTGCAATATCTTGGGAAGGTAAAAGACTTGGAATATATTTTGTAGATCCGGGTAATAATTATAGAAGTTCAAATGTTATTTATGACAGAGAATATTCTTCTATATCACAAGCCTTAATAGAAGATTTTGATTGGGATAAAGTTTTCAAAGATGCGTCATATTTTCATGTAAGCGGAGTAACACCAGCAATTAGCCAAACTGCTGCCGATCTTACACTATATGCTGTAAAAGAAGCAAAAAAAAGAAATGTCAAAGTTTCATGCGATATCAATCATAGAAAAAAATTATGGAAATATGGAAAAAAAATAGAAGAAGTAATGCCTGAAATAGTAAAATATTCTGATATAGTATTTGCCAATGAATATGATGCTGTTAAAATTTTAGGGGTAAAAAGTAATGTAGATGTAGACTCTGATATAAGCGATGATGACTACAAATCTATTATGAATGAGTTAATAGATAAATATTCATTAGATATGGTAATCACAACTAAAAGAGAGGCTATAAGTTCAAATCATAATAATATATACAGTATGTTATATGTCGATAAAAAATTATATAAATCCAAAAAATACTATATAAAAAATATTATTGACAGAATAGGTACAGGAGACTCATTTGCGGCAGGAATACTTTCCGGAATACAATTATTTGATAATTATCAGGATATATTAGAATTTGCTGCTGCGTCTTTCTGTATAAAGCATAGCATACCGGGTGATTGGAATTTAACAACAAAAGATGAGGTAATAAATTTAATGAAATCTAAAGACGGATTAGATGTCAAAAGGTAA
- a CDS encoding GntR family transcriptional regulator, translating to MPKVKNNNADNLIILEREINEPIGDYAVRCLEYNIINMALLPGTFISEKIVSEVLSISRTPIREAFSRLEKMHLMEIYPQKGTMVSLIDTSIVEETSFMRMVLEKEIIKIVCKNQTEKDLKLINKNIEQYEKNINTNKVYELLKLDNEFHELLFSIADKKLTFSLIRDSIKHFNRARIFNIMEMDRTRTLIEHKNILTYIKEKNIRKLIPLMEVHLTHVKDDLVFLKNKFPEYFK from the coding sequence ATGCCGAAAGTTAAGAATAATAATGCAGATAATTTAATAATATTAGAGAGAGAAATTAATGAGCCTATAGGTGATTATGCCGTTAGATGTTTAGAATATAATATTATTAATATGGCATTGCTTCCAGGTACTTTTATTAGTGAAAAGATAGTAAGCGAAGTGTTATCTATAAGCAGAACTCCTATAAGAGAGGCTTTCTCAAGACTAGAAAAGATGCATTTAATGGAAATATACCCTCAAAAAGGGACTATGGTATCATTAATAGACACTTCTATTGTTGAAGAAACCAGCTTTATGAGAATGGTGCTTGAAAAAGAAATAATCAAAATAGTTTGTAAGAATCAGACAGAAAAAGATTTAAAATTAATAAATAAAAATATAGAACAGTATGAAAAGAACATAAATACTAATAAAGTTTATGAACTTCTCAAATTGGATAATGAATTTCATGAGTTATTATTCTCAATAGCAGATAAAAAATTGACATTCAGTTTGATAAGAGATTCTATAAAACATTTTAATAGAGCTAGAATATTCAATATAATGGAAATGGACAGAACTAGGACATTAATAGAACATAAAAATATCCTTACTTACATAAAAGAAAAAAACATAAGAAAACTTATTCCTCTCATGGAAGTACATTTAACGCATGTAAAAGATGACTTGGTGTTTTTAAAAAATAAATTCCCTGAATATTTTAAATAG
- the uxuA gene encoding mannonate dehydratase → MIMTLRWFGKNFDSVTLKQIRQIPGVKGVITTLYDSKVGEVWKEEDVQKLKKEVEESGLKIYGIESVNIHDDIKIGLPSRDKYIENYIKTLEVLGKNGINLVCYNFMPVFDWTRSDLAKVRPDGATVLSYDQDIIDKIDPQKMFEQIDSSSNGFVLPGWEPERLSRLKELFEMYKGVDDDKLFENLKYFLNAVMPTCEKYNIKMAIHPDDPAWPVFGLPRIIVNKENILRMVNSVNSPCNGVTLCAGSLGSNPKNDIPDIVRSLKGKIFFAHVRNLEHTAPGKFQEAAHLSSDGSMDMFAIMKAFYDIGFEGPFRPDHGRAIWDEVSMPGYGLYDRALGAVYLQGLWEAIEKMSK, encoded by the coding sequence ATGATAATGACTTTAAGATGGTTTGGAAAGAATTTTGATTCTGTTACTCTAAAACAGATTAGACAAATACCCGGAGTAAAAGGAGTTATAACAACTTTATATGACAGTAAGGTTGGAGAAGTTTGGAAAGAAGAAGATGTACAAAAATTAAAAAAAGAAGTTGAAGAATCTGGATTAAAAATATACGGCATAGAAAGTGTCAATATACATGATGATATAAAAATTGGTTTGCCTAGCAGAGATAAATATATAGAAAACTATATAAAAACATTAGAAGTTTTGGGAAAAAATGGAATTAACTTAGTATGTTATAACTTTATGCCTGTATTTGACTGGACTAGAAGCGATTTAGCAAAAGTAAGACCAGACGGAGCTACTGTTTTATCTTATGACCAAGATATAATAGATAAAATAGATCCTCAAAAGATGTTTGAACAAATTGATTCTAGTTCTAATGGATTTGTTTTACCTGGATGGGAGCCTGAAAGACTCAGCAGATTAAAAGAACTTTTTGAAATGTATAAAGGTGTTGATGATGATAAATTATTTGAAAATTTAAAATATTTTTTAAATGCTGTAATGCCTACTTGTGAAAAATACAATATCAAAATGGCTATACACCCTGATGATCCTGCTTGGCCGGTATTCGGACTTCCTAGAATTATAGTTAATAAAGAAAATATTTTAAGAATGGTTAATAGTGTTAATAGTCCTTGCAACGGAGTAACTCTATGTGCTGGTTCTTTAGGTTCTAATCCTAAAAACGATATACCTGATATAGTAAGAAGTTTGAAAGGCAAAATTTTCTTTGCACATGTTAGAAACTTAGAGCATACTGCACCTGGAAAATTCCAAGAAGCAGCACATTTATCAAGCGATGGATCTATGGATATGTTTGCCATTATGAAAGCATTTTATGATATAGGTTTTGAAGGACCTTTCAGACCAGATCATGGAAGAGCTATCTGGGACGAAGTATCTATGCCCGGATACGGACTTTATGACAGAGCATTAGGTGCTGTTTATTTACAAGGTTTATGGGAAGCTATAGAAAAAATGAGTAAATAA
- a CDS encoding mannitol dehydrogenase family protein encodes MKINIENLINNKTFFEKNNIEIPKYDIKQIRKNTNEKPTWIHFGAGNIFRGFVARIADTLLNDNIINTGIIAVDTHAAGRDDDYEMLDKVYKPFDNLTLLASIKSDGNIDKKVIGSITDILHADFINYYEELKKIFISDSLQIASFTITEKGYSIKDSNGNYNKIVADDIINEPKKAKNIMSIACAMLLERYKNGAYPIAMLSIDNCSNNGDKLKSAVIDIAKEWVKKGFADNGFIKYLEDNKKAAFPFSMIDKITPRPSEIISKKLESIGLEDMHIFKVGHNPMAAFVNAEVPEYLVIEDSFPNGRPDLAKAGVYITDRETVQNSEKMKVTTCLNPLHTSLAIFGCLLDYDFIYNEMKDPILKKLVEKIGYDEGMKVVINPKILNPMEFIKEVIEERLVNHYIPDSPKRIATDTSQKIHIRYGETLKSYVKNGLDASSLIGIPITIAAWLRYLMGIDDKGNTMEISPDPMLEELQKHIKNIKFKDINSIGDNLKPILSNKIIFACDLYDEKINLGSKIEEYFKEMIIGVNAVRECLNKYIK; translated from the coding sequence ATGAAAATTAATATTGAAAACTTAATAAACAATAAAACCTTTTTTGAAAAAAACAATATAGAAATACCAAAATATGATATAAAACAAATTAGAAAAAATACAAATGAAAAACCAACTTGGATTCATTTCGGAGCTGGTAATATATTCAGAGGTTTTGTTGCGAGAATAGCTGATACTCTTTTAAATGATAATATTATAAATACTGGTATAATAGCTGTTGATACGCATGCTGCTGGAAGAGATGATGATTATGAAATGCTTGATAAAGTTTATAAGCCTTTTGATAATCTCACTCTTTTAGCATCTATTAAAAGTGATGGGAATATAGATAAAAAAGTTATAGGAAGCATTACTGATATACTTCATGCTGATTTTATTAATTATTATGAAGAATTAAAAAAAATATTTATATCAGACTCTCTACAAATAGCAAGTTTTACTATAACAGAAAAAGGTTACTCTATAAAAGATTCAAATGGTAATTATAATAAAATAGTTGCTGATGACATTATAAATGAACCTAAAAAAGCAAAAAATATTATGAGTATTGCCTGTGCTATGCTTTTAGAAAGATATAAAAACGGAGCTTATCCTATAGCAATGCTTAGTATTGATAACTGCTCTAATAATGGGGACAAATTAAAAAGTGCTGTTATTGATATAGCTAAGGAATGGGTAAAAAAAGGGTTTGCCGACAATGGATTTATAAAATATCTTGAAGATAATAAAAAAGCTGCTTTTCCTTTTAGTATGATTGACAAAATTACTCCTAGACCTTCTGAAATTATCTCAAAAAAACTTGAGAGTATAGGGCTTGAAGATATGCATATATTCAAAGTAGGACATAATCCAATGGCTGCTTTTGTAAATGCGGAAGTGCCTGAATATTTAGTTATTGAAGATTCATTTCCAAACGGCAGACCTGATTTGGCTAAAGCAGGAGTATATATTACCGACAGAGAAACTGTACAAAACTCTGAAAAAATGAAAGTTACTACTTGTTTAAATCCTCTTCATACATCTTTAGCAATATTCGGCTGTCTTTTAGATTATGATTTTATATATAATGAAATGAAAGACCCTATATTAAAAAAGCTAGTTGAAAAAATAGGTTATGATGAAGGTATGAAAGTAGTTATTAATCCTAAAATCTTAAATCCAATGGAGTTCATAAAAGAAGTTATAGAAGAAAGACTAGTTAATCACTATATACCAGATTCTCCTAAAAGAATAGCAACAGACACCTCCCAAAAAATACATATCAGATATGGAGAAACCTTAAAATCTTATGTAAAAAACGGACTTGATGCTTCTTCTTTAATTGGAATACCTATAACTATAGCAGCTTGGCTTAGATATTTAATGGGAATCGATGACAAAGGAAATACTATGGAAATAAGTCCTGATCCTATGCTTGAAGAATTACAAAAGCATATAAAAAATATCAAGTTTAAAGATATAAATAGTATAGGAGATAATTTAAAGCCCATACTATCAAACAAAATTATATTTGCTTGTGATTTATATGATGAAAAAATAAATTTAGGCAGCAAAATAGAAGAATATTTCAAAGAAATGATAATAGGTGTAAATGCAGTTAGAGAATGTTTAAATAAATATATTAAATAA
- the uxaC gene encoding glucuronate isomerase translates to MRNFMDKDFLLYNDTAKILFHDYAYKCPIFDYHCHLSPKEIAENKKFNNITEIWLYGDHYKWRMMRANGIDEKFITGDAEDYDKFRAWVKTVPNLIGNPLYHWSHLELQRYFDIYEIINEDNADIIWKKANEKLQNMTVKDILKKFKVHTIGTTDDPIDDLEYHKLINEGKAQIGKIDTNIVPSFRPDKAINIEMPDFSEYIKKLEKASSVNIKDIKSLVEALYKRIDYFKTLGCVSSDCSLSLVPFNLYDENNIDTIFKKAMNKEKLSLEEIEKYKTYILIKLTQKYKEAKLVMQIHISAMRNNNEVMFKKLGADTGYDSVGDSNIIEKLSSLLKTANNNGGLPKIIFYSLNNKDYYPLSTLMGCFQDEGIKGKMQLGSAWWFLDNKDGMEEQLKVLANSGSLALFVGMLTDSRSFLSYSRHEYFRRILCNLIGKWAEDGEVPNDIKFLGNIIENICFNNSNIYFNS, encoded by the coding sequence ATGAGAAATTTTATGGATAAAGATTTTTTATTATATAATGACACAGCTAAAATACTTTTTCATGATTATGCTTATAAATGTCCTATATTTGACTATCATTGTCATTTGAGTCCTAAAGAAATAGCCGAAAATAAAAAATTTAATAATATCACTGAAATTTGGCTTTACGGAGATCATTATAAATGGAGAATGATGAGGGCAAATGGAATAGATGAGAAATTTATAACAGGAGATGCTGAAGATTATGATAAGTTCAGAGCTTGGGTAAAAACTGTGCCTAATTTAATAGGAAATCCATTATATCATTGGAGTCATTTGGAGCTTCAAAGATATTTTGATATTTATGAAATTATAAACGAAGATAATGCTGATATAATTTGGAAAAAAGCTAATGAAAAATTACAGAATATGACTGTTAAAGATATTCTTAAAAAATTTAAAGTTCATACAATAGGCACTACTGATGATCCGATAGATGATTTAGAATATCATAAATTAATAAATGAAGGAAAAGCTCAAATAGGTAAAATTGATACAAATATAGTTCCTTCTTTCAGACCAGATAAGGCTATTAATATAGAAATGCCGGACTTCAGCGAATATATAAAAAAGTTAGAAAAAGCAAGTTCTGTTAATATAAAAGATATAAAATCATTAGTTGAAGCTTTATATAAAAGAATAGATTATTTTAAAACTTTAGGCTGCGTATCAAGCGATTGTTCCTTGTCATTAGTGCCTTTTAATTTATATGATGAAAATAATATAGATACTATTTTCAAAAAAGCTATGAATAAAGAAAAATTGTCTTTAGAAGAAATAGAAAAATACAAAACATATATACTTATCAAATTAACTCAAAAATATAAAGAAGCAAAACTAGTTATGCAGATACATATTTCTGCTATGAGAAACAATAATGAAGTAATGTTTAAAAAACTAGGTGCTGATACAGGATATGATTCTGTAGGAGATTCTAATATTATAGAAAAATTATCATCATTATTAAAAACGGCCAATAATAACGGAGGACTCCCAAAAATTATTTTTTACAGTCTTAACAATAAAGATTATTATCCGCTTTCTACACTTATGGGCTGTTTTCAAGATGAAGGCATAAAAGGTAAAATGCAGCTTGGTTCTGCTTGGTGGTTCTTAGACAATAAAGATGGAATGGAAGAACAATTAAAAGTACTTGCAAACAGCGGTTCTTTAGCCTTATTTGTAGGAATGCTCACTGACTCAAGAAGTTTTCTTTCATACTCAAGACATGAATATTTTAGAAGAATACTATGCAATTTAATAGGAAAATGGGCAGAAGACGGCGAAGTGCCTAATGATATTAAATTTTTAGGAAATATAATAGAAAATATATGTTTTAATAATTCTAATATTTACTTTAATAGTTAA